Part of the Primulina huaijiensis isolate GDHJ02 chromosome 15, ASM1229523v2, whole genome shotgun sequence genome is shown below.
ATCAAAACGAATGAAGACGACCACTACTTGTAAATGCCTTGGACTGGAGTGCAGTTTACCTTGTAGAGAGAAACAAGTAATTTGACATGTTTGTTCTTAAAACCCCAGATAGAGAAAAGGATCACTCCATTTGGTCAAAATTCAAAGGAGGCGTGCAACTTCAGGCCCATCAAATAAACTAGGAAAAAAATGCATAAAATGTTCGGCTCATTAAACTGTTGCAATTGTACATCAAATAGCTTCGACCAATGTTCACAGAGGTGTTCATCataatacatacatacatatatatatatatatatatatgtatatagaaAAGGGAAATGGTCAAGGATTTGATGATTGATGCAGAGAAAAGGGAACTTCTTGCAGATAGAGCCGAGAGTCTGCTTCTTTGCCTGAAGCCGCGGTTTCCTGGTCTTCCTCAGACAACCTTAAACATGAGCAAAATCCAATTTAACAAGGTTTCAGTTCATGTCTTAATTACCATTCCTTTTAAGAATGCATCCTTTTCTTTCTTCCCTTTAACTTCATATTAACTAACTTGATAACTAGAGATTAGGTGAATGTACAGCCATGCCTTAAAAcctcatgaatttttattccATTTCAATATGTGATTGCCCTAAGGATGTTGGAAAGTCCATATTGGAGAGCTACTCAAGGGTCTTGGAAAGCCTGGCATTCAATATTGTTGCCCGTGTCGATTATTTGTtttatgtggacgacatgtctAAACATTCAGATCAGATTGTGTCGATCTCCAAGGTCGGCGTGATCGCTTGTGAAAGCATTGGTATTCCCCTCGCGGCCTCTAGCACTCCATACAGGACAGCTTTTGCAACACCTAGCTTTTCTCCTTCGCAGCAAA
Proteins encoded:
- the LOC140958624 gene encoding rop guanine nucleotide exchange factor 7-like yields the protein MVKDLMIDAEKRELLADRAESLLLCLKPRFPGLPQTTLNMSKIQFNKDVGKSILESYSRVLESLAFNIVARVDYLFYVDDMSKHSDQIVSISKVGVIACESIGIPLAASSTPYRTAFATPSFSPSQQISPVKIEKSPYIESSNLSFRGLGVKRILTDYVSMDAKGQEPSSSIRKSDPFSSRKREISVSSLSVECSKVALSPQDLHESSEED